The following coding sequences lie in one Megalodesulfovibrio gigas DSM 1382 = ATCC 19364 genomic window:
- a CDS encoding amidohydrolase family protein, whose amino-acid sequence MHHSPRHCDLLLFAGHLVTQNTTRTVHADAGIAVQDGRVAALGARHELEQDWIAGRRLDFPEGVIFPGFINGHTHAAMSWFRGLADDLPLMDWLQRHIFPAEQRHTPRTVELGALLSCAEMLAAGITCFADMHFWADAVARAAHTAGMRAMVGEVIFGFPTPASPTVKAALERSHALREQLQHDERRRICVAPHSVYTTTAAMLTHAAALSDLWKCPLCIHAAESPAETAQSLSQHGRRPLEHLDALGLLGPRTVLAHGVDLLPREIELLAARGAAVIHNPRSNMKLASGVAPVPELLAAGVPVGLGTDGSGSNNQLNLFAEMSACALLHKGTRKQADTLPAQTVLDMATCNAADALRWPELGRLVVDGPADLAVVDGSLPHLQPMADPISHAVYSMHGGEVTLTMVAGEILYENNRHTRIDLDALRREMQDCRFAADARPGAAA is encoded by the coding sequence ATGCATCATTCTCCTCGCCATTGTGATCTCCTTCTTTTTGCTGGACATCTTGTCACCCAGAACACCACCCGCACCGTGCATGCCGATGCCGGCATCGCCGTGCAGGATGGCCGCGTGGCTGCCCTGGGCGCACGGCACGAGCTGGAACAGGACTGGATTGCCGGACGCCGTCTGGATTTCCCCGAAGGCGTGATCTTTCCCGGATTCATCAACGGCCACACCCACGCCGCCATGAGCTGGTTTCGCGGCCTGGCCGACGATCTGCCCCTCATGGACTGGCTGCAGCGGCACATCTTCCCCGCAGAGCAGCGCCACACGCCGCGCACTGTGGAGCTGGGCGCGCTGCTCTCCTGCGCCGAGATGCTGGCTGCCGGCATCACCTGTTTTGCAGACATGCACTTCTGGGCCGACGCCGTGGCCCGGGCCGCCCACACGGCGGGCATGCGGGCCATGGTGGGCGAGGTGATTTTCGGATTCCCCACCCCGGCCTCCCCCACGGTGAAGGCCGCCCTGGAGCGATCCCACGCCTTGCGGGAACAGTTGCAGCACGACGAACGCCGCCGCATTTGCGTGGCCCCGCACAGCGTGTACACCACCACCGCCGCCATGCTCACCCACGCCGCCGCCCTGAGCGATCTGTGGAAATGCCCCCTCTGCATCCATGCCGCCGAATCCCCGGCCGAGACTGCCCAGAGCCTCTCCCAGCACGGCCGCCGGCCCCTGGAGCATCTGGACGCCCTGGGCCTGCTGGGACCGCGCACCGTCCTGGCCCACGGCGTGGATCTGCTGCCTCGGGAAATCGAGCTGTTGGCCGCGCGCGGCGCGGCCGTCATCCACAATCCGCGCAGCAACATGAAGCTCGCCTCCGGCGTGGCGCCTGTGCCGGAGCTGCTGGCCGCCGGCGTGCCCGTGGGCCTGGGCACGGACGGGTCTGGCAGCAACAATCAATTGAACCTGTTTGCCGAAATGAGCGCCTGCGCCCTGCTGCACAAGGGCACGCGCAAGCAGGCGGACACCCTGCCCGCCCAGACCGTGCTGGACATGGCCACCTGCAACGCCGCCGATGCCCTGCGCTGGCCCGAGCTGGGCAGGCTGGTGGTGGACGGGCCGGCAGACCTGGCCGTGGTGGACGGCTCCCTGCCCCACCTGCAGCCCATGGCCGATCCCATCTCCCACGCCGTGTACAGCATGCACGGCGGTGAGGTGACGCTGACCATGGTGGCCGGCGAAATCCTGTACGAAAACAACCGCCACACCCGCATCGACCTGGACGCCCTGCGCCGGGAGATGCAAGACTGCCGGTTCGCCGCCGACGCCCGGCCCGGAGCCGCCGCATGA
- a CDS encoding adenine phosphoribosyltransferase, with amino-acid sequence MNLRDYIRDIPDFPKQGILFFDITPLMADPKAFRHTIDTMADRFRSVGATKIMAAEARGFIFGAPLAYTMGIGFVPVRKPGKLPYKTRSVSYELEYGTDTLSMHEDAIAPGEKVLLIDDLLATGGTAGGLVQLAREARAEVVGMGFLVELSFLDGPGKMQSIGISYDALLSL; translated from the coding sequence ATGAATCTGCGCGACTACATCCGCGACATTCCGGATTTCCCCAAACAGGGCATCCTGTTCTTCGACATCACGCCGCTCATGGCGGATCCCAAGGCCTTCCGCCACACCATAGATACCATGGCCGACCGCTTTCGCAGCGTTGGCGCCACCAAGATCATGGCCGCAGAGGCCCGCGGCTTCATCTTTGGCGCGCCCCTGGCCTATACCATGGGCATCGGTTTCGTGCCAGTGCGCAAGCCTGGAAAACTTCCGTATAAAACCCGCAGTGTTAGCTACGAACTGGAATATGGCACAGATACCCTCTCCATGCACGAGGATGCCATCGCCCCCGGGGAGAAAGTGCTGCTCATCGATGATCTGCTCGCCACCGGCGGCACGGCCGGCGGACTGGTGCAGCTGGCCCGGGAAGCCAGGGCCGAGGTGGTCGGCATGGGCTTTCTGGTGGAACTGTCCTTCCTGGACGGTCCCGGGAAGATGCAGTCCATCGGCATCAGCTACGATGCCTTGCTGAGCCTGTAA
- a CDS encoding methyl-accepting chemotaxis protein produces MRLTLMQKLGGLVVILVVVLVLVIEIASVRIMTEQLEQDYAKDVERKSHFGTFYLQSIQDKCINIAKSLATDTEMVRAIAGGDAATAREMAVRTMKAMDMHVMAITDVSGRVLARGHAERTGDSIASQAIVGNALRGKATSGFEAGSASGYSMRAAAPVLQNGKVIGVVTCGFELSGNEKLVDSIKDLFLSEATIFAGDTRVATTIMRDGKRAVGTKMDNPEVLRTVLDRQQPFKANNVILGQDYATVYLPLLDAVGKPSGMFFLGMPRTSIAAAQDALRNRLFIVGVIAGVAVLGLGLGMAYSLRKPIVKSTAYAVAVAQGNLELTLDVRSRDEVGVLADSLRSMVTALKERIQEAQAMHAEAAREAERARKAMLEADEANIRAAEAARDGVLDAARRIEGVVASVSTAADELASMVEQIARGTSIQKERIQETATAMEQMNATVVEVARNASDASRLAHNATDAARQGQGVVAESSKAILGVDESAKDVGEQLSSLGKLADGIGQIITVIQDIADQTNLLALNAAIEAARAGDAGRGFAVVADEVRKLAEKTMTATREVGGSITAIQDATRKALAAMQLASGRVQSAASLAGQSGQVLQQIVEQVTESSGQAQAIAAAAQEQGAASEQIRRAIEEVNQISDESAKAMGRAADSVRNLAAQAKNLDTVVEQMKAP; encoded by the coding sequence ATGCGCCTGACGTTGATGCAGAAACTCGGCGGGCTGGTGGTGATTCTGGTGGTGGTCCTGGTGCTCGTTATCGAGATCGCCTCGGTACGCATCATGACCGAGCAACTGGAGCAGGACTATGCCAAGGATGTGGAGCGCAAGTCGCACTTCGGCACCTTCTACCTGCAAAGCATCCAGGACAAATGCATCAACATTGCCAAAAGCCTGGCCACGGATACGGAAATGGTCAGGGCCATTGCCGGGGGTGATGCGGCCACGGCCCGGGAGATGGCTGTGCGGACCATGAAGGCCATGGACATGCATGTGATGGCCATCACCGACGTCAGCGGCCGCGTGCTGGCGCGAGGGCATGCCGAGCGCACCGGTGACAGCATCGCCAGCCAGGCCATTGTGGGCAATGCCCTGCGCGGCAAGGCCACATCGGGCTTCGAAGCTGGCAGCGCCTCGGGCTATTCCATGCGCGCCGCGGCGCCGGTGTTGCAGAATGGCAAGGTCATTGGCGTGGTGACGTGCGGGTTTGAACTCTCCGGCAACGAAAAACTGGTGGATAGCATCAAGGACCTCTTTTTGTCCGAGGCCACCATCTTTGCCGGCGACACCCGCGTGGCCACCACCATCATGCGCGACGGCAAGCGGGCCGTCGGCACGAAGATGGACAATCCCGAAGTGCTCAGGACCGTGCTGGACCGGCAGCAGCCCTTCAAGGCCAACAACGTCATCCTCGGGCAGGATTATGCCACGGTGTACCTGCCTCTGCTGGATGCCGTCGGCAAGCCCAGCGGCATGTTCTTCCTGGGCATGCCGCGCACCTCCATTGCCGCGGCGCAGGATGCCCTGCGCAACCGGCTCTTCATTGTCGGGGTTATCGCTGGTGTGGCGGTGCTGGGGTTGGGGTTGGGCATGGCCTATTCCCTGCGCAAGCCCATCGTCAAATCCACAGCCTATGCCGTGGCCGTGGCCCAGGGCAACCTGGAGCTGACGCTGGATGTGCGCAGCAGGGACGAGGTCGGCGTGCTGGCCGACTCCCTGCGGAGCATGGTGACCGCCCTCAAGGAGCGCATCCAGGAGGCCCAGGCCATGCACGCCGAGGCCGCCAGAGAGGCGGAACGCGCCCGCAAGGCCATGCTGGAGGCCGACGAAGCCAATATCCGCGCCGCCGAGGCCGCCCGAGATGGCGTGCTGGATGCTGCCCGCCGCATCGAAGGTGTGGTGGCCTCCGTGAGCACCGCTGCTGACGAGTTGGCGTCCATGGTGGAGCAGATTGCCCGCGGCACGTCCATTCAGAAGGAACGCATCCAGGAAACCGCCACCGCCATGGAACAGATGAACGCCACGGTGGTGGAGGTGGCCCGCAACGCCTCGGATGCCTCCCGCCTGGCGCACAACGCCACCGACGCTGCCCGCCAGGGGCAGGGGGTGGTCGCGGAATCCAGCAAGGCCATCCTCGGGGTGGACGAGTCGGCAAAAGACGTGGGCGAGCAGTTGTCTTCCCTGGGCAAGCTGGCAGACGGCATCGGGCAGATCATCACCGTCATCCAGGACATTGCGGACCAGACCAACCTGCTGGCCCTGAACGCTGCCATTGAGGCGGCCCGGGCCGGGGATGCCGGCCGGGGGTTTGCCGTGGTGGCCGATGAGGTGCGCAAGCTGGCGGAAAAGACCATGACCGCCACGCGCGAGGTGGGCGGCAGCATCACCGCCATTCAGGACGCCACCCGCAAGGCCCTGGCTGCCATGCAACTGGCCTCCGGCCGGGTGCAAAGCGCGGCCTCCCTGGCCGGGCAGTCCGGGCAGGTGTTGCAGCAGATCGTGGAACAGGTGACGGAAAGCAGCGGCCAGGCTCAGGCCATTGCCGCCGCAGCCCAGGAACAGGGCGCCGCCAGCGAGCAGATCCGCCGGGCCATCGAAGAGGTGAACCAAATCTCCGATGAATCGGCCAAGGCCATGGGACGCGCCGCAGACAGCGTCCGTAATCTGGCTGCCCAGGCCAAAAACCTGGACACGGTAGTGGAGCAGATGAAGGCTCCATAA
- a CDS encoding PilZ domain-containing protein, producing MLRPLAASFDRNFLETVQNSFFTSLDRFIEALPFFLGVLGVVAILAVGVGLFNFIRRRLRGRAAPVGLIIRPQEIRTVLDRAIQERSRLDLRFLPADSSRKTMPCALLDMTATALTLDPPSFVEVRPDWMGRQVECFFRHLTPKGHILFYTFESTVLGVNSRGNRTAQLDLALPAVMRLEQKRSFLRIDPPSQYFLGLALWLDSLDAGVFPPPNIKTWGRPALVFAPDKSRSPVMISNISASGLRLSIRHEAARQARLAPQLGGRMLILLDLYEPETERKKRFWLRCRLQNIHEDFSTRDLEIGLQIIAFGRPMLDEVPYELAWHAVGEDGVESLAVWVMRRHLELYREKGLEQ from the coding sequence ATGCTCAGGCCCCTTGCTGCCAGTTTTGACCGCAACTTCCTGGAGACCGTGCAGAATTCCTTCTTCACGAGTCTGGACCGCTTCATCGAGGCGCTGCCGTTTTTCCTGGGAGTGCTCGGCGTAGTGGCCATCCTGGCGGTGGGTGTGGGACTGTTCAACTTCATCCGCCGCCGGCTGCGTGGTCGGGCGGCTCCAGTGGGACTGATCATCAGGCCCCAGGAAATCCGGACCGTGCTGGACCGGGCCATCCAGGAGCGCAGCCGGCTGGATCTGAGATTTCTGCCGGCGGATTCCTCCCGCAAAACCATGCCCTGCGCCTTGCTGGACATGACTGCCACCGCCCTGACCCTGGATCCGCCCTCCTTCGTGGAGGTGCGGCCGGACTGGATGGGCCGGCAGGTGGAGTGCTTTTTCCGCCACCTCACGCCCAAGGGGCATATCCTGTTTTATACGTTTGAATCCACCGTGCTGGGCGTGAACAGCCGCGGCAACCGCACGGCCCAGCTGGATCTGGCCCTGCCTGCCGTCATGCGGCTGGAGCAGAAGCGGTCTTTCCTGCGCATCGATCCACCAAGTCAGTACTTTCTCGGGCTGGCCCTCTGGCTGGACAGCCTGGATGCCGGCGTTTTTCCACCGCCCAACATCAAGACCTGGGGCCGCCCGGCGCTGGTGTTCGCGCCGGACAAGTCCCGCAGCCCGGTGATGATTTCCAACATTTCCGCCTCCGGCCTGCGCCTGTCCATCCGGCACGAGGCTGCCCGGCAGGCCCGCCTGGCGCCGCAGCTTGGCGGCAGGATGCTGATCCTGCTGGATTTGTATGAGCCGGAAACCGAGCGCAAAAAGCGGTTCTGGCTGCGCTGCCGCCTGCAGAACATCCACGAGGACTTCAGCACCCGCGACCTGGAAATCGGCCTGCAAATCATCGCCTTCGGCCGGCCCATGCTGGATGAAGTCCCCTACGAGCTCGCCTGGCATGCCGTGGGCGAAGACGGCGTGGAAAGCCTGGCCGTCTGGGTCATGCGCCGACACCTGGAACTGTACCGGGAAAAAGGATTGGAGCAATAG
- the mnmG gene encoding tRNA uridine-5-carboxymethylaminomethyl(34) synthesis enzyme MnmG, translated as MVVSLRAFPPRFDVIVVGAGHAGCEAAMAAARLGLDTLLLTSNLDRIGHLSCNPAIGGLAKGHMVKEIDALGGMMGHWADAAGIQFRILNTSKGPAVRATRAQIDREAYMRAVKRSIFQQDRLWTVQDMAEGLLMEAGRIAGVRTAYGQTFASRAVLLTTGTFLQGTIHVGLTNFPGGRLGDAPAAGLSACLRGLGLELGRLKTGTTPRLLKDSCDFSKMEPQPGDDPPQPFSFMSAGVPLPQVPCYMTWTNEATHAAIREGFDRSPMFTGVIQGRGARYCPSIEDKVARFPDKGRHQIFVEPEGLESPEVYPNGIPTSLPLDVQQKLLATVPGLERAVIMRPGYAIEYDFVFPTQCRPTLEVKAVPGLWTAGQLNGTSGYEEAAAQGLWAALNIACSLAGRPAFLPGRDQAYMAVLVDDLTTQGTTEPYRMFTSRAEHRLLLREANADARLTPLGRDLGLVDDARWAAFSKKSAMVQELLEGLAGVQVRPDAATRDVLRTMGAHVPAKAVSLAELVRQPDLHLADCAPLWPHIADCLRQQPDAVQEAETICKYEGYLKRQAQLAAQSKGMEHTVLPADLVYHGIPGLSREVTEKLAAARPHTLGQAARISGVTPAAIACLEVHLKKLERAGGGGENL; from the coding sequence ATGGTCGTTTCATTGCGCGCGTTCCCTCCCCGGTTCGACGTCATCGTCGTCGGTGCAGGCCATGCCGGCTGCGAGGCAGCCATGGCCGCGGCCCGACTGGGGCTGGACACCCTGCTGCTGACGAGCAACCTCGACCGCATCGGGCATCTGTCGTGCAATCCGGCCATCGGCGGCCTGGCCAAGGGGCACATGGTCAAGGAAATCGATGCCCTGGGCGGCATGATGGGCCACTGGGCCGACGCTGCAGGCATCCAGTTCCGCATCCTGAATACCAGCAAGGGCCCGGCCGTGCGGGCCACCCGGGCCCAGATAGACCGCGAGGCCTACATGCGCGCGGTCAAGCGGTCCATCTTTCAGCAGGATCGGCTGTGGACCGTGCAGGACATGGCCGAAGGGCTGTTGATGGAGGCCGGCCGCATTGCCGGCGTGCGCACGGCGTATGGCCAGACGTTTGCGTCCCGGGCCGTGCTGCTGACCACCGGCACCTTTCTGCAGGGCACCATCCACGTGGGGTTGACCAATTTTCCCGGCGGCCGGCTGGGGGATGCCCCGGCAGCGGGACTTTCCGCCTGCCTGCGCGGCCTGGGCCTGGAGCTGGGCCGGCTCAAGACCGGCACCACCCCCCGCCTGCTCAAGGATTCCTGCGACTTCAGCAAAATGGAGCCCCAGCCGGGGGATGATCCGCCGCAGCCGTTCAGCTTCATGTCCGCCGGCGTGCCCCTGCCCCAGGTCCCCTGTTACATGACCTGGACCAACGAGGCCACCCACGCCGCCATCCGGGAAGGCTTCGACCGCTCGCCCATGTTCACCGGCGTCATCCAGGGCCGGGGGGCGCGCTACTGCCCGTCCATCGAAGACAAGGTGGCCCGCTTTCCGGACAAGGGTCGCCATCAGATTTTCGTGGAGCCCGAGGGCCTGGAGTCCCCGGAAGTCTACCCCAACGGCATCCCCACCAGCCTGCCCCTGGACGTGCAGCAGAAGCTGCTCGCCACGGTGCCGGGCCTGGAGCGGGCCGTGATCATGCGGCCGGGCTACGCCATCGAGTACGATTTCGTCTTTCCCACCCAGTGCCGGCCCACACTGGAGGTCAAGGCCGTGCCCGGCCTGTGGACCGCCGGGCAGCTCAACGGCACCTCCGGCTATGAGGAAGCCGCGGCCCAGGGTCTGTGGGCGGCGTTGAACATCGCCTGCAGCCTCGCCGGCCGGCCGGCCTTTCTCCCCGGGCGCGATCAGGCCTACATGGCCGTGCTGGTGGACGATCTGACCACCCAGGGCACCACCGAGCCCTACCGCATGTTCACTTCCCGGGCCGAGCACCGCCTGCTGCTGCGGGAGGCCAACGCCGACGCCCGGCTCACGCCCCTGGGCCGGGATCTGGGGCTGGTGGACGATGCGCGCTGGGCGGCATTTTCCAAAAAATCCGCCATGGTCCAGGAGCTGCTGGAGGGACTGGCCGGGGTGCAGGTGCGGCCGGACGCCGCCACCCGCGACGTGCTCCGGACCATGGGCGCGCACGTGCCGGCCAAGGCCGTCTCCCTGGCCGAGCTGGTGCGCCAGCCCGACCTGCATCTGGCGGATTGCGCCCCGTTGTGGCCCCACATTGCAGACTGCCTGCGCCAGCAGCCAGACGCCGTGCAGGAGGCGGAAACCATCTGCAAGTACGAAGGCTATCTCAAACGCCAAGCCCAGCTGGCGGCCCAGTCCAAAGGCATGGAACACACCGTGCTGCCGGCGGATCTGGTCTACCACGGCATCCCCGGCCTTTCCCGCGAGGTGACGGAAAAACTCGCCGCGGCCCGGCCGCACACCCTGGGTCAGGCGGCGCGCATCTCCGGCGTCACGCCCGCGGCCATCGCCTGTCTGGAAGTGCACCTGAAAAAACTGGAACGCGCCGGCGGCGGAGGTGAAAATTTGTAA
- a CDS encoding M20 family metallo-hydrolase, translating into MLQELLSRLEGYGPAVVSLQQSLVAIPALGPDNGGQGELDKALFLTDYLRHLGFAEVLRVDAPDARVASGLRPNLVAMLPGQRTDKTFWVISHTDVVPAGDLSLWKTDPFTLHVDGDVMTGRGVEDNHQGIVSSLMLAKALLDSKVTPPVNFGIILVADEETGSQYGLEYVLKTRPDLFHPEDLFLAPDFGNAESTMLEVAEKCILWLKLTVVGRQCHASTPHQGRNTLVACADLIMRLQELRTQFPDEDPLFNPAHSTFEPTRKEENVPNVNTVPGYDVFYLDCRVLPSYPPEEVLASIRAMADVVEQTREVQISIDIVQRTDAAPPTSPDSEIVVRLTEGIRAVYGTQAVPTGIGGGTVASFLRRRGYPCAVWSTCVHNAHQPNESSCISSQLGDAKVMAHVLTHTA; encoded by the coding sequence ATGCTTCAAGAATTGTTGTCCCGGCTGGAAGGCTACGGCCCGGCCGTGGTCTCGTTGCAGCAGTCGCTGGTCGCCATTCCGGCTCTCGGGCCGGACAATGGCGGCCAGGGCGAGTTGGACAAGGCGCTCTTTCTGACGGACTACCTCAGGCACCTGGGCTTTGCCGAGGTGCTGCGCGTGGACGCGCCGGATGCCCGCGTGGCCTCCGGACTGCGGCCCAATCTGGTGGCCATGCTGCCCGGCCAGCGTACGGACAAGACCTTCTGGGTCATCTCCCACACGGACGTGGTCCCCGCCGGCGATCTTTCCCTCTGGAAGACTGATCCCTTCACCCTGCATGTGGACGGCGATGTGATGACCGGCCGCGGCGTGGAGGATAATCATCAGGGCATCGTCTCCTCCCTCATGCTCGCCAAGGCGCTGCTGGACAGCAAGGTCACCCCTCCGGTGAACTTCGGCATCATCCTGGTGGCGGACGAGGAGACGGGCAGCCAGTACGGCCTGGAATACGTGCTCAAGACCCGGCCGGACCTCTTCCACCCCGAGGACCTCTTCCTGGCGCCGGACTTTGGCAATGCCGAGTCCACCATGCTGGAAGTGGCGGAAAAGTGCATCCTCTGGCTCAAGCTCACCGTGGTGGGCAGGCAGTGCCACGCCTCCACGCCGCATCAGGGCCGCAACACCCTGGTGGCCTGCGCGGACCTGATCATGCGCCTGCAGGAACTGCGCACACAGTTTCCAGATGAAGATCCGCTGTTCAATCCGGCCCACTCCACGTTCGAGCCCACCCGCAAGGAAGAGAACGTCCCCAATGTGAACACCGTGCCCGGGTACGACGTGTTCTATCTGGACTGCCGGGTGCTGCCCTCGTATCCGCCGGAAGAGGTGCTCGCCAGCATCCGGGCCATGGCCGACGTGGTGGAGCAGACCCGCGAGGTGCAGATCTCCATCGACATCGTGCAGCGCACCGACGCCGCCCCGCCCACCAGCCCGGACAGCGAAATCGTCGTCCGCCTCACGGAAGGCATCCGCGCCGTGTACGGCACCCAGGCTGTGCCCACGGGCATCGGCGGCGGCACCGTGGCCTCGTTTTTGCGCCGTCGCGGGTATCCGTGCGCCGTGTGGTCCACCTGCGTGCACAATGCGCATCAGCCCAACGAGTCTTCCTGCATCTCCTCCCAGCTGGGAGATGCCAAGGTCATGGCCCACGTCCTGACCCACACCGCCTGA
- a CDS encoding PxxKW family cysteine-rich protein produces MAAATTALSNAIKTDEGVFLNGVLMEPIIDKCEGCERSKAVEGVSICISYPLPASKWRLGACNFATHVKATVDKSGKVKINPLKASKRAARGR; encoded by the coding sequence ATGGCTGCTGCCACCACCGCCCTGTCCAACGCCATCAAAACCGATGAAGGCGTGTTCCTGAACGGCGTGCTCATGGAGCCCATCATCGACAAATGCGAAGGCTGCGAGCGTTCCAAAGCCGTCGAGGGCGTGAGCATCTGCATCAGCTACCCGCTGCCTGCCTCCAAGTGGCGTCTTGGCGCGTGCAACTTTGCCACGCACGTCAAGGCCACCGTGGACAAGAGCGGCAAGGTCAAGATCAACCCCCTCAAGGCCTCCAAGCGCGCCGCCCGCGGCCGGTAG
- a CDS encoding amidohydrolase, giving the protein MNAVNSSAAWPLHMPCDMVVEAGLLATQDDRRRVLANQALIIHGGLIQKILPLEDAAELRCARRLNLRHCVVLPGLVNAHTHSPMTLFRGLGDDMPLMEWLTKRIWPLEAGLTNELVHLGSQLACCEMAALGTTCFQDMYIFQEATAEAVEAFGLKAVLAEGILNVPTRSYQTPEEAYARIANLLADYAGHPRIRFAVAPHTVYTTSEAILRRSFQLAEAYDLPWCIHCTEDDAELEHSQAMYGMRPVALLDRLGCLSPRSVLVHGVVLAEAELHTLARAGASLVHCPRSNAKLASGLAPIAACLEAGVRVALGTDGPASSNSLNMFQEMGTAALMAKVREGDSTALPAQAALDMATVHAARALGWQDLGRLAEGGPADLTAVSLDLPRHTPCTNVVSHLVYACQGAGVELTMVDGHTVYERGCFPTVDYDGLRRELRDALGWARSRLDSISA; this is encoded by the coding sequence ATGAACGCCGTCAATTCCTCCGCCGCCTGGCCCCTGCACATGCCCTGTGACATGGTGGTAGAAGCCGGTCTGCTGGCAACCCAGGACGACCGACGCCGCGTGCTCGCCAATCAGGCCCTGATCATCCACGGCGGCCTCATCCAGAAAATCCTGCCCCTGGAAGACGCTGCCGAGTTGCGCTGCGCCAGACGGCTGAATCTGCGGCACTGCGTCGTCCTGCCGGGGCTCGTCAACGCGCACACCCACTCCCCCATGACGCTCTTTCGCGGCCTGGGGGATGACATGCCCCTCATGGAGTGGCTGACCAAACGCATCTGGCCCCTGGAAGCAGGCCTCACCAACGAGCTGGTCCACCTTGGCTCCCAGCTGGCTTGCTGCGAAATGGCCGCCCTGGGCACCACCTGCTTTCAGGACATGTATATTTTTCAGGAAGCCACAGCCGAGGCGGTGGAGGCCTTCGGCCTCAAGGCCGTGCTGGCAGAAGGCATCCTCAACGTCCCCACCCGCAGCTACCAGACGCCCGAGGAAGCCTACGCGCGCATCGCCAATCTGCTGGCCGACTACGCCGGGCACCCACGCATCCGGTTTGCCGTGGCCCCGCATACCGTCTACACCACCTCGGAAGCCATCCTGCGCCGCTCCTTCCAACTGGCCGAGGCCTATGACCTGCCCTGGTGCATCCATTGCACCGAGGACGATGCCGAGCTGGAACACAGCCAGGCCATGTACGGCATGCGGCCCGTGGCGTTGCTGGACCGCCTGGGCTGCCTCTCCCCGCGCAGCGTGCTGGTGCACGGCGTGGTGCTGGCCGAGGCGGAACTGCACACCCTGGCCCGTGCCGGCGCCTCCCTGGTGCACTGCCCGCGCTCCAACGCCAAGCTGGCCTCGGGCCTGGCGCCCATCGCCGCCTGTCTGGAAGCCGGCGTGCGCGTGGCCCTGGGCACGGACGGCCCCGCCAGCTCAAATTCATTGAACATGTTCCAGGAGATGGGCACGGCCGCCCTGATGGCCAAGGTACGCGAGGGCGATTCCACCGCCCTGCCGGCCCAGGCCGCGCTGGACATGGCCACCGTGCATGCCGCCCGGGCCCTGGGCTGGCAGGACCTGGGACGACTGGCCGAAGGCGGCCCGGCGGATCTGACTGCCGTTTCCCTGGACCTGCCTCGCCATACCCCGTGCACCAATGTCGTCTCCCACCTGGTGTACGCCTGCCAGGGCGCAGGCGTGGAGCTGACCATGGTGGACGGGCACACCGTGTACGAGCGCGGCTGCTTCCCCACCGTGGATTACGACGGCCTGCGCCGGGAACTGCGCGACGCCCTGGGCTGGGCGCGCTCGCGTCTGGACAGTATTTCTGCTTGA
- the mtnP gene encoding S-methyl-5'-thioadenosine phosphorylase produces the protein MPVIGIIGGSGLDNPDILDNPKDLFVSTPYGSPTSPVKSGTIAGTQVFLVARHGRDHITPPTFVNFRAKIHALKELGCTAILATTAVGSLRQEIKRGDLVVLDQFIDFTRRRPVSFYEKFEPHSPAHTPMAEPFDAALRDRLIKSCEKNNYPHHSAGTVVTIEGPRFSTRAESNMFRMWGADVINMSTAPECILAAEAGIPYAAVAMSTDYDCWKTDEPPVTWDEILHTFKQNVEKVTGVLQDVIAGL, from the coding sequence ATGCCAGTCATCGGCATCATCGGCGGCAGCGGCCTGGACAATCCGGACATTCTGGACAACCCGAAAGATCTTTTTGTCTCCACGCCATACGGCTCTCCCACCTCACCGGTCAAAAGCGGCACCATCGCCGGCACGCAGGTGTTCCTGGTGGCCCGCCATGGCCGCGACCACATCACCCCGCCCACGTTCGTCAACTTCCGGGCCAAAATCCACGCCCTCAAGGAGCTGGGCTGCACGGCCATCCTGGCTACCACGGCCGTGGGATCCCTGCGCCAGGAAATCAAGCGGGGCGATCTGGTGGTGCTGGATCAGTTCATCGATTTCACGCGCCGCCGCCCTGTTTCCTTCTACGAAAAGTTTGAACCGCATAGCCCGGCGCATACGCCAATGGCAGAACCATTTGATGCAGCGTTGCGTGATCGGCTGATCAAATCATGTGAAAAAAATAATTATCCGCATCATTCTGCGGGCACCGTGGTGACCATCGAAGGGCCTCGGTTTTCTACTCGCGCGGAATCAAACATGTTTCGCATGTGGGGCGCCGATGTGATCAATATGAGCACCGCGCCGGAATGCATTCTCGCGGCTGAAGCGGGAATCCCCTATGCGGCGGTGGCCATGAGCACGGATTATGATTGCTGGAAGACAGATGAACCGCCTGTCACCTGGGATGAAATCCTGCACACATTCAAGCAAAATGTGGAAAAAGTCACAGGGGTGCTGCAGGATGTGATTGCAGGTTTGTGA